In Rutidosis leptorrhynchoides isolate AG116_Rl617_1_P2 chromosome 2, CSIRO_AGI_Rlap_v1, whole genome shotgun sequence, one genomic interval encodes:
- the LOC139891413 gene encoding AIG2-like protein D isoform X1: MSAHSIAAGTAISGGNANGVNNKHNVFVYGSLLADDVVRVLLHRVPQNSPAVLHGYHRFSVKGRVYPAILPVENKKVTGRVFLDITPPELDILDKFEDFEYEKRLVDVTLLQDTTDFLNAYTYVWVNRDDPDLYGEWDFEAWKESKMKDFLNMTVEFVEEQELPESKPRVATYESYYKHDDGKNLSS; encoded by the exons ATGTCAGCTCATTCAATTGCAGCCGGTACAGCCATCTCCGGTGGTAACGCAAACGGCGTTAATAATAAGCATAACGTTTTCGTTTACGGCAGTTTATTGGCAGACGACGTCGTTCGTGTTCTCCTTCACCGCGTCCCCCAAAACTCGCCCGCCGTCCTTCACGGCTA TCATAGATTTAGCGTCAAAGGGCGTGTTTATCCTGCAATTCTACCTGTAGAAAACAAGAAAGTTACAGGGAGG GTCTTTTTGGATATAACTCCACCAGAGTTGGATATTCTGGATAAATTTGAGGATTTTGAGTATGAGAAGAGGCTTGTTGATGTTACTTTGCTG CAGGATACCACTGACTTCTTAAACGCTTACACGTATGTTTGGGTCAACAGAGATGACCCTGATTTGTATGGAGAATGGGATTTCGAG GCGTGGAAAGAATCGAAGATGAAAGATTTTCTGAATATGACAGTGGAATTTGTGGAAGAACAGGAGCTACCTGAATCTAAACCACGAGTTGCAACCTACGAGTCCTACTATAAGCACGATGATGGCAAGAATCTTTCAAGTTAA
- the LOC139891413 gene encoding AIG2-like protein D isoform X2: protein MSAHSIAAGTAISGGNANGVNNKHNVFVYGSLLADDVVRVLLHRVPQNSPAVLHGYHRFSVKGRVYPAILPVENKKVTGRVFLDITPPELDILDKFEDFEYEKRLVDVTLLDTTDFLNAYTYVWVNRDDPDLYGEWDFEAWKESKMKDFLNMTVEFVEEQELPESKPRVATYESYYKHDDGKNLSS from the exons ATGTCAGCTCATTCAATTGCAGCCGGTACAGCCATCTCCGGTGGTAACGCAAACGGCGTTAATAATAAGCATAACGTTTTCGTTTACGGCAGTTTATTGGCAGACGACGTCGTTCGTGTTCTCCTTCACCGCGTCCCCCAAAACTCGCCCGCCGTCCTTCACGGCTA TCATAGATTTAGCGTCAAAGGGCGTGTTTATCCTGCAATTCTACCTGTAGAAAACAAGAAAGTTACAGGGAGG GTCTTTTTGGATATAACTCCACCAGAGTTGGATATTCTGGATAAATTTGAGGATTTTGAGTATGAGAAGAGGCTTGTTGATGTTACTTTGCTG GATACCACTGACTTCTTAAACGCTTACACGTATGTTTGGGTCAACAGAGATGACCCTGATTTGTATGGAGAATGGGATTTCGAG GCGTGGAAAGAATCGAAGATGAAAGATTTTCTGAATATGACAGTGGAATTTGTGGAAGAACAGGAGCTACCTGAATCTAAACCACGAGTTGCAACCTACGAGTCCTACTATAAGCACGATGATGGCAAGAATCTTTCAAGTTAA
- the LOC139891414 gene encoding uncharacterized protein, producing the protein MEDFRLDINWDDVTCPICLSFPHNCVLLQCSSYNKGCRPFVCDTDHLHSNCLDRFQTANKMSSASDSLVASVDSTIIKSDTTSKPLCPLCRGDVTGWVVVSEARVKLNEKKRCCEEEKCSFTGTYMELREHAKIEHPHACPSKIDPARQLDWDNFQQSSEIIDVLSTIHSEVPHGVVLGDYVIEYGDNGSGDEFEDFPGTDGNWWTSCILYQVFDKFRSSRNRRRQRVNEARRESRRLSYDTSNSDEGSVVSAEFAEYRVDEAEDDYMTSNSISRGRTGHRSSRRRPSRFYDN; encoded by the exons ATGGAGGATTTTCGCCTTGATATCAATTGGGATGATGTCACATGTCCCATATGCCTATCCTTCCCACATAATTGTGTTCTTCTTCAATGCTCTTCTTATAATAAAGGATGCCGACCCTTTGTGTGCGACACCGATCATTTACACTCAAATTGTTTAGACCGTTTCCAAACTGCAAATAAAATGTCATCCGCATCGGACTCTCTCGTTGCCTCTGTTGACTCAACCATAATTAAGTCAGACACCACTAGCAAGCCATTATGCCCTCTTTGTAGAGGTGATGTTACTGGTTGGGTTGTTGTCAGTGAGGCTCGTGTTAAACTGAACGAGAAAAAACGTTGCTGTGAAGAAGAAAAATGCTCGTTTACAGGAACTTATATGGAGCTTCGTGAACATGCTAAAATAGAACACCCTCATGCATGCCCATCGAAAATTGATCCTGCTAGACAACTCGATTGGGATAATTTTCAGCAATCATCTGAGATTATTGATGTTTTAAGCACTATACATTCTGAAGTTCCACATGGGGTTGTATTGGGAGATTATGTTATTGAATATGGGGATAATGGTTCTGGAGATGAGTTTGAAGACTTTCCTGGTACCGATGGAAATTGGTGGACTTCGTGTATTTTGTATCAAGTGTTCGATAAGTTTAGGAGCTCTAGAAATAGAAGAAGGCAAAGAGTTAATGAAGCAAGGAGAGAAAGTCGTCGATTGAGTTATGATACGTCTAATTCTGATGAAGGTTCGGTTGTATCAGCTGAATTTGCAGAGTATAGAGTTGATGAGGCTGAGGATGATTATATGACTAGCAATAGCATATCTAGAGGTAGAACGGGTCATCGCAG TTCTCGAAGACGTCCTTCTCGCTTCTATGATAATTAG